TAATTTTCTAAGTGCAGATGTTCGTTGTTCAGGATTTTGAGCTCCTCCTCCATTATCTAGAGTAACTTCCCCAGAGAACCCTGCCTGGAGCCAGCCATACCTGGGTCCAACCTAGAGGCCACTGAGAGCCTGGCTGGTCATTTCTTCCTGACTTTGCTGGGATAGAGGGGCTGCAGCTCTATACACCCATTCCCAGGGCTCTgtgctctttcctctccctcttccatgGCCTCTACCTCCCCCTCCATGCCCTTCTCCAGCCCCCTACCCCCACAGTCCTCTCCTTTGCTTTTACCTGCTGACTTCCCAGCCACAGCAACCCCAAACCTGAGGCTTCCCAAGGTTAATCTCCATGCCTCTGGTTAACTTACTGTGAAGTCAAAGAGGAAAGGGGGCCTATTTTAGATCCCAGTTCTCTGGGCGTGGTGGGGTGACTCAGGTAAAATCCAATGTAGATGTACAGTCTGGGTTTGAGTTCAGTGGAGCAGGAAACCCTGTCCtgcttttttatctgtttttccccctcctttcttcatCTTAGTTTTTCTCATGGAGGGAATCTCAAACCTGATGCTCTTGTCCCCTCCTGTCAGTTTTGTGCGTCATTAACTTGCTCATATGCAGTCTGGGAATGACTTTTCATTTAGTCCTCCTTCTCCTCCGCCTCTGTGCTCCCCAGCCCAAGAAACACATCCCTGCTGTTGGCAAAAACACCTCCCTACACACCCAGACAAAATGCATCCTGGCCACCTGAGCGTCACCTCCAAGAACAAGCAGGATTTAgcagctttttttccttctattttcttcccttaagagagaaaatcttcatAAATGAAACCATTTATAACCAACCATTATTTAACAGAAACCAACGATCCCAGAGGGAAAACATCTTGTTTCCCCTGTGGCTCCTGAGCTAATTGATGCTATCCTGGGTTCTTGAGAATGCCTGCCTGGGGTCCCATAGCCCATCCTGGGGGtctcaccctctccccacctcagaaGTGTCTCAACCCTCTGTGGCCCTGGCAAAGCCGTGGGCCTGTGCCTGCCCACCAGCTGTAGCTTACTCGGGGAGCTGCcacattccctccctccccagctgtgaGCATGCTTGTACCACCCAGTGAGAGACAgcccccccctcctgccccatacttcccctgctcccctctccccatctctagTCCACAGAACCTAGAATCCTCCTAGAACCTACCCTCTCCCTTCATCAGCTTGCAGCCCctgatggtggggagggggactccCATCAGAGGTCTGGGCATCCCAGGAAATCTGGCCTGGCAGCTTGGGGTCTGAGGAAGAGAAGTCAGGCTGTAGAGACACTGCTTGGTTTATGAAGTAGTGCCTGAGACCCAGACCAGGGGCCCGGGGAGCTCTGGCTGTCAATGCTTCTATGACTCTGTCATGGGGAAGAAGTGGTGGGCAGTGTGGCAGGGAGCCACcccaagtggggggaggggcttgcTGTTccaccttctctgcccctccccttccccgccccaACTCACAGTAGGTCCTCTTAATGGGTGCTAGCATAGAGGCAACTTCCATCCTCCTCTGGCTGCCTAAGGGCCCCTTGCCCAGACACCTCCTCAGACGCACCCAAACGCCCACTCCAAGGGTCATTCAGAATGGCCATTGTTCTGCTGGCTGGGAAAGAACCACCCAGGCCTCTCACCTCCGGGCACAGCCGGAAATGTGCTCTGGGGACCATGTCTGAAAACAAACAGCAGGCCCACTGGGGTTGGCAGCAGACAGAGGGTGCTGGCTCCAGCCTAGGACTGAGAGCACAGAGGGGCAGGAACAGGCCTTGGACACAGGGCCCTCCATCAAGCCCCAGCTTTTCCTGTGGGCAGCCTGGTAGAAGTATGGGGGGCAGAGACTCCCGCCTCTAAGAGGCAGTCAGGcatgctgcccccctccccttagCCCTAGCTGGGTGGGTGGGAGACTCTGGGGGTTTCTGGGCCACCTGGTCCATCCCGAccaccctctcctccaccctcttctATGTGGCCTCCACCTCCCGGGGCGTCCGATTGCGCTCGGTCTGCCCCCGGCTCTTCACCTTCTTGCCCAGCTCCAGCCCTGCCCAGCTCTTGCCCTTGGCCTGTTTGCCCCGGCTCCTGGAAGGGCACCACACGCGCTCACAGTACTCGTCCACCCGGGGCAGGTTGGCGAAGCCGATGAGCTGCAGGATGTCCTTATACCAGGCCTTGGAGGGGGTGGAGGCCAGGCCTCCCCAGCCTGGGGTCTCCTCTGGCCTTGGATCCCGAGGAAACAGGCCGTTGAGCTGTGTGGCCACAATCACCTCCAGAGCCAGGCGGACCACAGTCTGGGAGAAGCCGTGCTCTAGTGTCTTGCAGGTGTAGATGCCCGCATCCAGATGGCTGAGTCTGCGGAACAGCAGCCCCTGCTCTGTTTGCAGGACTCTCTCATCTGTCTTTacctgtgggaggtgggggaggggatgagggggACATGGAGTAGGGCACACACAACATCAGTTACTCTCCCTGCTTTTCCAACTTCGCATTTCAGGACCTGTAGCTTAAGCatttcccctccccatctctccttcCCAGGCTGGCTCAGCACTGTGAGCCAATTGCAGGGAGGGTCTCACCTTCCTATAACCCAGGACAGGGCCTGCAAAGGAGGCTTTTCAAAGATTTCACTGACTGGTTTCTCCCCTAGTCAGAGCTCTGTGGCACCTACCTTGGCCTTTGGGAGCCCTGCCACATAGTCCCTGGGGATAGAGTGGGCAGAGGGGTATTTATGGGTTTTTATTCAGGGAGGGCTATACCCATAGCCCTAGGACTAGAAGTCCCCtccactttcctttctctctctctctctctctctctctctctctctctctctctcccctgtccttGTCTGCACTGTTCAGTCCCCCAACCAGGGGTGGGCTGAGTGCCCATCACAGTGCGGGAGGCAGGAGCGCTACTCTGATCCCACCTGGATGTCTGCACATCTGTACGTTGAGGCGGGACTGCCTGGGCAGTAAGTATTGTGTAACCATCTTGTTGTTCCCTGTGCCTGGCCCCCTGGGGGTGTGCTCATCGTGCCTAGCCCAACAGCTGGCCCAAAGCTGGCCTCCCCCAGTTCCCAAGCTGGAAGGAGAGCCCCTCCTGTAATCAAGgcactccctccccttctctgcccctgagAGAGGCTGGAGAATGGTTCctcaccctgccccacccacGCCCTAATCAGGCCCCAGACTGAGGCCATTTCTGGGGTTGACAGACTTTTCcggatgggggaggagagggcctGGGCAGACAGCTGGACTCCAGGGAGGAAGTGTGGGGCTAGGCAGTGGGTAtgtgtgtaggggtgtgtgtgtgtgtgtgtgtgcaagtttCAGTGGTTTAGGCACCACCCTGGGGCAGAGGAGAACCAAGAACCCATGGGAAAGAGAGGCCTGCAAAGATGAGCCATATGTGTGAGCCTGGGGGGCTTCTTGACTAGACCAGACTCTCTTCCATCTCTACTACCCACCTCCCAGAGCTCAGTTCAGTGCCTGGGAGTTAGTGGGCTCTCTGTCACAGGAAGGGTTGCAGCCACGTCTGGCCTGGGCATTcctggaggcaggaagaggggTACCTCCTTCCAGGCACTGCAGGCACTTAATGCACACTCTTCTTCAGTTGACCTTGGCAGGTTCCCCCTAGAGCCCCTTCCTAGAGATCAGGACTTGGGGTCAGGGAGGGATGTGAGATCAGGACATGTGCAGGTTGGAAGCAAGGTCTTTGCTTACCCGGTCGGGTCCCTGACCCCCTGGCCTCTGCAAGAACCAGTGCACAGCAGCCTGGGAAGACTTGGGCAGGCACTCCAGGAAGGTGCTGTTGTGCTCCGTGCCGTAGACCGTGGTGGCCGCCATGGGGCCTGTAGCCTCGTCTGGAGGGAGATGGAGGGGGGCTCGGCTCAGTACTGTgggcccccagggcccccaccAGTGTGACAAggacctaagtgtccatcaatccCCAAGCCATTCATTCTGTCCAAAGACCCTTCCTTCCCCAGTATACTGACAAGAGCTGCACATGTAGGAAAACTGAGGGCTGGGTGTTAAATAAAACAGGACCAGCCTGAGACCACACTTTGCAGGGGTTGAGCCCGGGccagaggggtgaggaggggcccCCATGCCTGCCACCACTCACCTTCCTGGCTCTCCCCCAGGCACTGCAGGGCAGGGTTGCCATGCCGGATGTCCTGCCTGCGGAACCGGCGCTTGCTGGTGCCAGGCCGGTAGCGGGTACAGGAGGCACCGTCCCAGGCACAGTATGGGTCCCGGGCCAGGCAGCACTCAGCACAGGCACTGCCGTAGGTTTCACAGTGGTGCAGCTGCAGCCGAGCCACGCCCAGCCTTGAGCCCACGTACAGCATTTGCTGGGGGGGACACAAGCAGAGCCAAGGTGAGCCTGGGCCCCACCTAGAAGCAACTAGGCTCTTGGCCCTCTTGGGCTTCCTGAGACCCCCACCATTTTCAGGCAGTCTTCCAGAACCTCTTGGATGTATCCCCAGAAACCAAAAATGTTGATCACCCACCTGATATGCACCAGATCCTGTTCTAGGACACGGAAGGAAGGCACGGGGCAGACCCGGGGGGCTCTTCTCTAAGGGGTTTCTCCAGGCCCTTCCTGATGCTGACTTTTGCCCTCAACCTCAATAACCTTTATCCTGACTTGCCTCTGACCTTAGAGGTGCACTCTGCCTCAAGCAATCCTAATACAAAAGTTGGGATTTACCCAAAGATAAACTGGGGCAGAATAACTTGAGGAGATTTTGCCACTTGCAAAAGGACATAGCAGGCCTCTAAAAAGTGGCTCTGCCCTATTTGATTTaaattatgggggtgcctgggtggctcagtaggttgagtggccaactttggctcaggtcatgatctcaaggtctgtgtattcgagccccgcatcaggttctgtgctgacagcctggagctgctttggattctgtgtctccttctctctctgcctctccctgacccatgctcagtctctctctctctctctctctctctctctctctctctctcaaaaaaaaaaaaaaaaaaaagaagaaacattaaaaaattttttttcaataaaaaaattccGGATTTTGTTTCCAAGCATGTTTCTGTCTCCCCAGAGGGACTGGCCTTTGTGGCTCTCCCCTTATCTGAACACAGTCTCACTCAGGATTCCCACTGCCCACTGGTTTCATGCGTGAGATCTCAGCTCCCCGCCGGACCCTCAAGCCTCGTTGCAAGGCCTAATCAGGCATCCCCATGGCCTATTGCAGCACCTTCCAGAAAGCGGCCTTGCTCAGAGCTTCAGGTGAGGGgttagagggagaaggagggagggatggcagCTGCTCTTACCCTTTTGACAGAGATCTCCATCTCAGTGATGGGTGTCGGCacctggggaaggagcagggtcTCAGGGATGGGTGGGTTGGGCCAGACCTCCCCTGCATCCCTGCTTTcggcctcctccagcccctgcatGGGAGCCACCTATCTCCCAGCCTGGGTCAGTGCGCTCCCTGGCAACTAAGGCCAGACGGTCTTTCCCAGACGTCGGGTTATTAGAAAGGTCCCCTCACCCTGGCTGGCCTCCAAGGAGCACAAAGCTCCAGtgtcccctcccacacccctgctGTCCAGCAATGAGGCAGCTGTCCCACTTCACCCATCCCATGTTGGGAGCACAGCAGTCCCCCAGATGCACGTGATGCCCTGCCTCGCTCTGTAGTTGGGGGGCCAACAGAACCCCATGGGGACTTGGGGTCTCAGCCACCCCCTCACTGTTGCTTGAGCCTAGCAGGGCTTTGTCAAGGGGTGATCACCTTGGAcgcccctccctgggccctccGACTTTTCTCTGGGCCCCACAGCCAGATAAACGCACCAGCAAGGCCCTGCGGCAGCCAGTGTCTCACTTGCACTTCCCACTGGCTGCAGGTTCAGTAAAGACAGGCCTATCTCCTTGTATTTTGCTCCTCTGTCCCCGTGGCCAGGCCTAGACCCAGCAGTGGAGCTGGAGGGGACCCCTCCCATCAGTTCCCCCTTTCCCAAGACCCCACTCACCTTAAACACCTGGAGTTCCTCCAAAACCACCTCCTCAGACTCAGTGGAGGCCCCACCCTGGAGGGCGATGAccttgagcacagagcctgagtctggggcagggcaggagggaaggatcAGTGGGAGAAGAAGGAGTGGcttgccccaccccccaaccagaGACACACCTCCCCAGCCCATCCACCCCACTCTGCCCACCCACCAGTCCCCAGGAAGATGACGTCGTAGGTCCCGTCCTCTGCCTCCACGCGGTCCACCACAATCTGGCGCAACTGCTGGGCCAGGTGCGTTTTGACAAGGACAGGGCGGCCCTGCTGTGGCCGCACGGGCCAGAACATAAGTGGGTGGGCTCGGGCAAACTGCAGCACCTCATCTGGGTAGTTCTTGGTGCTGCCAAAGGGTCGTCCTGGCTGCGCTGTCATCTTGCTGGGGCACTGTGAGCGGCAGCAAAGGGAGCACCTGAAACATCCTGGGGCCGCAcgtcccccaccccatcctgttTCCAGGCCCCACTGCTGGGCATGCCCACCTTGGGGGGACTGCTCTTGCTGTAGCAGAGACTCCTTAATGTGGCAGGGCTCTGCTCCCCTCCTTACCCCACCTGGCTCCCCTGGAGTCCCAGCTCAACCACAAGGTCATCCCAAGGTACAGTCCCTCTGGTATCGGCTCAGCCCTCTTCCCTGGCCTGGCTTCCAGGCAGATACTCACCACTCCAGGGCGAGGGAAGGGCACCTTGCCCCCATAGGGTCCCCACTGGTGCTGGGGACCATCTTGGTGGGCAAAGGGTCCCCTGAAGACCTCCCAGATATCCTCCATGTGGTACACACAGATGGCAAAGCCCTGGAACACAGCACTGCCAAGGGCGGACAGGGATAGTCAGGCCAGGGTGGCTGtcacaggtggggagggggcaacCTATCCATGGACAGGACAGAGGATGATGATGCCTGAAGTCAACAGAGACTGAAAAACGAGGACACCcaggcagagacaaagagagggagatagacaCAGAGCCTCAGAGTTATTGAGTCGGAGATAGAGACAGGGATCCACAGTAAAGTTGGGACACGCAAGCAGAGGCTCAGCAGAGGACGCTAGGAGTGCAGAGACTGGaaccaggggtgggggtgtgagGGGAGGCCCATGTGCCCACCTGACTGTGCTGAACAGGGCGTACACCTCAAGGGTTTTCCCTGCGCTGGGCCACAGCAGGAACACATCCTCTGGGAGACAGAGGGCCACAGTCAATGCCCCCCGCTCACTGACTCTGAGCCCTCCGCACCCACACCCAGGCCTGCCTCCGGCCATGCCCTCACCCAGCTGGTCAAAGTGGGTCTCAGCACCACCAGGGCCAGGCACTGAGCACACCAGCCTGGCCTTGAGAAAGGTGCTCCATTTGTTCACCAGCACTCGCTGGCCACCGGCGTCATTCTGGGGGTGGAAGGCCAGAATCAGCCCTGAGCCCCAGGGGGTGGGGCCCCCTCCTGTTCCTCCACCCTCACCCTTGCAGGCAGAGGCTTGGATGTTGGCTTCACacccttgcctcagtttccctctgccGCTGGTGGGGATGGGCGTAGGAAGGGGGTGCGGTGAGGATCTGAACCTCACCGCCTCTTCACAGCTCTCACCACGCAGACACGGCCCACGCGGCTGACCGTGACATGGCCTGGGCCACCATCGGGCGAGGGCACACTTTCCGAGAAGAAGAAGTACACCTTGTCATCATCCTGGTCAGAGTTGTCGGCAATCCGGGCGGCCATCACAAACCGGGGGTCTGGGAGGTAACAGGGTGCAGCTGGTTGGGGGGGGTGCCTTatgggggaggatggggaggttGCTGAACCCAGCGTGGAGGGCAAGAGGCACAGGGACCCCACGGGAGGCTGGGGTCCCAGGGAGTAGAGTAGGGTAGGGCCATCCCCACTCCAGTGCCAGCTCTCCTACCTCCCTGCTGGTGCCAGGGGCAGATcccagccagccctgccctgggcagaCCCTGGGCTCACCGTGAAGGAGGTTCTGGTCAGAGTCAGAACGTAAAGCTGGTCGGGGACCCCCAGTCCGGAAGATCATGGCCTCGCGCCCCAGGAAGTCAGCCGTGAGGCCCGTGTACAGCTCCCCACctgggtgagggtggggcagaaTCAAGGGAGGAGGGCCAGGCCCCATAGCTGGCCCCATTTCTTCCCAAGGACATCGGCAGGCTCCCCCCTCCTTGTGCCCGCCCAGGCCTGGGCATCACCCACCTACAAAGGTGCTGGCGAAGGGACTGCTGGGCTCATGTGGACACCGCCCCCGCCCACTTTGCACACTGCTGGGCTCCAGGTGGAGCACGTGCTGCccgagagggaggaaggcagggaagggtgTCACCTAGGAAAACAGCACCAGCCCCCCGCCCAGGGAAGTGGCCATCGCGTGCAGCGatgagagtgggggtgggcagaaggcGCCCTCATTCAGGGCCTCGCCAAAGGGGCCAGCCTGGCACAAAGATCCCTTTCAGGCCCCTGACCCCTCTGCCCCAAGCCAGGCTCAATGAGGAGTGTTCAGACAGCAGGGAGGAAATGTCACTGCTTCCCAGTCCCTTGTGGGGCCTGCCCCAGGCTCACCTCCCCACGATGCCCAACCGTGATGAGGGCACAGGTGGGCTGGAAGGCCCCAGTGCCACATGCCAGTAGGTGGGTCCGGTTGTGGGGCTGTAGGACCCGCACAAAATTGGCACACTCCACCtagcagagagaaggggcagggtggaggggatgAAGGGGTCTTTACCATCTCCTTGGGCCCCAAGGCTCAGCCCTGCCTGGCTGATCAGCTCTGGAGATCTAGGGTGGGGATGACATTCTTCACAGACCTTCAAGAGCCCTCAGGATCTGCTCCAAATGCCCCTAGTGTAAGCACCTGGGGGAGTGGCTACAGGCTATTCTGGGGGTCAAGACCTGGGTGTTGGTCAGGGCTGGGGGTCAGTCACTTCTGACAGCACTCACCAAAGGATCTCTTCCCTTGCGAACACACTCCTCCTTCTGTCCTGGCTGTGGTGGCCACAGGACCTGAAACACAGCCTAATTGACTCCTGACCTCACAgcctcagtttcaccatctgGCCTCCTAGCTCTCAGACAGACCCTTCCCTCTGTCAGTCCAGCTCACCTCCCGGGGATCCGGCCATGACTGATCCAGCCGCAGAGAGTAGATGGCATCACGGCCCCCCAGAAAAAGGCGGTCCCGGTACTCATCCAGGTACATGGCCCGAAGGTCCAGGGAGCCCCGGGGACCCAGAAAGACAGCAGAACGGTTGGCAGACAGGAGATCTAGGAGGCAGCAAGGGTAGTCAGTGCCTACTGCTCAGCACACTTCTCCAGCTAAGATGTGGAGGTAGAGGGTCCCAGCTGTGCATTCACCGCCCctcaccacccccgccccctcacaTCTGGAAAATGTTTCCATCCATAGGCCCGCTGGAGGGCTTCTGAGAATTGCctcctgggggtgggtgggacagGGGGGCCTTGAGCCCTGCTTCCTACCACTCCATTCCTTGGTCCCTTAATCCTTCAGTTAACATATCCTTCCCACAGGCCCATCTGTGCCCTACCCAGTCCCCAAGGAAGATGACCCTGCTGGCCCCGCTGTCAGAACTTACGGTAGCAAGCTGAGCAAAGTGCTGGAAGAGCCTGGAGGAAGGGTGGGTTAGTCTGAGCGGTGTGCAAGACTGACTCAGTGGGACAAGCGGACAGACAGGGGAGAGCATTCCCAGCAGAGAGAACACCTGGCAAAGGCCTGGGTATGGGAAAGGTCAGGTATGGCCAGGCAGAGCTCAAGGCTCTAATCCAGGGATGTGATGAAGGAAGACTTTCTCCTCCATAGACACTGCCTTCCCAGAcgcagggggttgggggtggctggctggggaTGCTGGCCCCAGGAGCCAAGGATCATGAAATAGGTCCTTGGGGGTTGGCTAGGGAGGTGGAGGTAACAGGTGGTCAAGCGGGCAGGCAGGCAGAAGGATATGATGGGAATGAGCATTGGCTACCCTTGGGAAGGCCGGCTATCCTGTGCCTGCTCAGAGGATACCCATCCAAGGTGGCAAGCCCAGCACCCACTCCACCCCCAAACTCATCAAcagcctcttccaggaagccttccatgacTGACAGTACTTTAGAGGGGATTTGCCCtatttgggctttattttttttactttcccccCCAAACCATAGCTCCCAGAGCAAGACCACCTTCTGCCCCCAGACCCAGCTACACTCTCCAGAGTGGAGCCACGTCTCCCCCCTCAGTCCCCGGAGCAGGCCTGGGTCTCTCCACTTGGATTGGGGTGCCCAGGGGAAGGTGGTCACCCCTCTGGTTTCCCCAAGAAGAAGAATCATGGAGAGTCTATGTCTCAGGGACCTTTCCTTGGGACCCTCTCCACAGACTGTGCCAGCTACAGCACAGCATATCAGGTTAGATCTGCTGAggactgccccccgccccccaccgggccaggatgggcagagagaggaggctgaAATCACTGCTGGGCTGTGAAGAGCctctgggacagagagggaggagcaaaGGCCAGCACTGTGAAGTGGGCTGCAAGAGGCAGAGGGGGCAAGGCTGTGGAGATAGGGTGAGGGCCCCCACCACAGGCTGCTGCCCTGCTTCTCACTGCCCACCCCGGGCAAGGAGCCCAGGCTGAGTGCACACCTCAGGATCTTG
This DNA window, taken from Panthera tigris isolate Pti1 chromosome A2, P.tigris_Pti1_mat1.1, whole genome shotgun sequence, encodes the following:
- the SEMA3G gene encoding semaphorin-3G isoform X2; its protein translation is MAPSAWAICCMLGGLLLLGGSPSPGPSVPRLRLSYRDLLSANRSAVFLGPRGSLDLRAMYLDEYRDRLFLGGRDAIYSLRLDQSWPDPREVLWPPQPGQKEECVRKGRDPLVECANFVRVLQPHNRTHLLACGTGAFQPTCALITVGHRGEHVLHLEPSSVQSGRGRCPHEPSSPFASTFVGGELYTGLTADFLGREAMIFRTGGPRPALRSDSDQNLLHDPRFVMAARIADNSDQDDDKVYFFFSESVPSPDGGPGHVTVSRVGRVCVNDAGGQRVLVNKWSTFLKARLVCSVPGPGGAETHFDQLEDVFLLWPSAGKTLEVYALFSTVSAVFQGFAICVYHMEDIWEVFRGPFAHQDGPQHQWGPYGGKVPFPRPGVCPSKMTAQPGRPFGSTKNYPDEVLQFARAHPLMFWPVRPQQGRPVLVKTHLAQQLRQIVVDRVEAEDGTYDVIFLGTDSGSVLKVIALQGGASTESEEVVLEELQVFKVPTPITEMEISVKRQMLYVGSRLGVARLQLHHCETYGSACAECCLARDPYCAWDGASCTRYRPGTSKRRFRRQDIRHGNPALQCLGESQEDEATGPMAATTVYGTEHNSTFLECLPKSSQAAVHWFLQRPGGQGPDRVKTDERVLQTEQGLLFRRLSHLDAGIYTCKTLEHGFSQTVVRLALETPSCQARFPGMPRPLMGVPLPTIRGCKLMKGEDSPTPPDEQEMKQQQLWPPAHFPLPGPCPLLPWVPLVGPFPGFPVLMKPFTFPTGFLLRKLLVPQCSLLKDHSPHVEDNKKELN
- the SEMA3G gene encoding semaphorin-3G isoform X1, whose translation is MAPSAWAICCMLGGLLLLGGSPSPGPSVPRLRLSYRDLLSANRSAVFLGPRGSLDLRAMYLDEYRDRLFLGGRDAIYSLRLDQSWPDPREVLWPPQPGQKEECVRKGRDPLVECANFVRVLQPHNRTHLLACGTGAFQPTCALITVGHRGEHVLHLEPSSVQSGRGRCPHEPSSPFASTFVGGELYTGLTADFLGREAMIFRTGGPRPALRSDSDQNLLHDPRFVMAARIADNSDQDDDKVYFFFSESVPSPDGGPGHVTVSRVGRVCVNDAGGQRVLVNKWSTFLKARLVCSVPGPGGAETHFDQLEDVFLLWPSAGKTLEVYALFSTVSAVFQGFAICVYHMEDIWEVFRGPFAHQDGPQHQWGPYGGKVPFPRPGVCPSKMTAQPGRPFGSTKNYPDEVLQFARAHPLMFWPVRPQQGRPVLVKTHLAQQLRQIVVDRVEAEDGTYDVIFLGTDSGSVLKVIALQGGASTESEEVVLEELQVFKVPTPITEMEISVKRQMLYVGSRLGVARLQLHHCETYGSACAECCLARDPYCAWDGASCTRYRPGTSKRRFRRQDIRHGNPALQCLGESQEDEATGPMAATTVYGTEHNSTFLECLPKSSQAAVHWFLQRPGGQGPDRVKTDERVLQTEQGLLFRRLSHLDAGIYTCKTLEHGFSQTVVRLALEVIVATQLNGLFPRDPRPEETPGWGGLASTPSKAWYKDILQLIGFANLPRVDEYCERVWCPSRSRGKQAKGKSWAGLELGKKTPSCQARFPGMPRPLMGVPLPTIRGCKLMKGEDSPTPPDEQEMKQQQLWPPAHFPLPGPCPLLPWVPLVGPFPGFPVLMKPFTFPTGFLLRKLLVPQCSLLKDHSPHVEDNKKELN
- the SEMA3G gene encoding semaphorin-3G isoform X3, whose product is MAPSAWAICCMLGGLLLLGGSPSPGPSVPRLRLSYRDLLSANRSAVFLGPRGSLDLRAMYLDEYRDRLFLGGRDAIYSLRLDQSWPDPREVLWPPQPGQKEECVRKGRDPLVECANFVRVLQPHNRTHLLACGTGAFQPTCALITVGHRGEHVLHLEPSSVQSGRGRCPHEPSSPFASTFVGGELYTGLTADFLGREAMIFRTGGPRPALRSDSDQNLLHDPRFVMAARIADNSDQDDDKVYFFFSESVPSPDGGPGHVTVSRVGRVCVNDAGGQRVLVNKWSTFLKARLVCSVPGPGGAETHFDQLEDVFLLWPSAGKTLEVYALFSTVSAVFQGFAICVYHMEDIWEVFRGPFAHQDGPQHQWGPYGGKVPFPRPGVCPSKMTAQPGRPFGSTKNYPDEVLQFARAHPLMFWPVRPQQGRPVLVKTHLAQQLRQIVVDRVEAEDGTYDVIFLGTDSGSVLKVIALQGGASTESEEVVLEELQVFKVPTPITEMEISVKRQMLYVGSRLGVARLQLHHCETYGSACAECCLARDPYCAWDGASCTRYRPGTSKRRFRRQDIRHGNPALQCLGESQEDEATGPMAATTVYGTEHNSTFLECLPKSSQAAVHWFLQRPGGQGPDRVKTDERVLQTEQGLLFRRLSHLDAGIYTCKTLEHGFSQTVVRLALEVIVATQLNGLFPRDPRPEETPGWGGLASTPSKAWYKDILQLIGFANLPRVDEYCERVWCPSRSRGKQAKGKSWAGLELGKKVKSRGQTERNRTPREVEAT
- the SEMA3G gene encoding semaphorin-3G isoform X4 yields the protein MAPSAWAICCMLGGLLLLGGSPSPGPSVPRLRLSYRDLLSANRSAVFLGPRGSLDLRAMYLDEYRDRLFLGGRDAIYSLRLDQSWPDPREVLWPPQPGQKEECVRKGRDPLVECANFVRVLQPHNRTHLLACGTGAFQPTCALITVGHRGEHVLHLEPSSVQSGRGRCPHEPSSPFASTFVGGELYTGLTADFLGREAMIFRTGGPRPALRSDSDQNLLHDPRFVMAARIADNSDQDDDKVYFFFSESVPSPDGGPGHVTVSRVGRVCVNDAGGQRVLVNKWSTFLKARLVCSVPGPGGAETHFDQLEDVFLLWPSAGKTLEVYALFSTVSAVFQGFAICVYHMEDIWEVFRGPFAHQDGPQHQWGPYGGKVPFPRPGVCPSKMTAQPGRPFGSTKNYPDEVLQFARAHPLMFWPVRPQQGRPVLVKTHLAQQLRQIVVDRVEAEDGTYDVIFLGTDSGSVLKVIALQGGASTESEEVVLEELQVFKVPTPITEMEISVKRQMLYVGSRLGVARLQLHHCETYGSACAECCLARDPYCAWDGASCTRYRPGTSKRRFRRQDIRHGNPALQCLGESQEDEATGPMAATTVYGTEHNSTFLECLPKSSQAAVHWFLQRPGGQGPDRVKTDERVLQTEQGLLFRRLSHLDAGIYTCKTLEHGFSQTVVRLALEVIVATQLNGLFPRDPRPEETPGWGGLASTPSKAWYKDILQLIGFANLPRVDEYCERVWCPSRSRGKQAKGKSWAGLELGKKIHPPPLMNRR
- the SEMA3G gene encoding semaphorin-3G isoform X5 produces the protein MAPSAWAICCMLGGLLLLGGSPSPGPSVPRLRLSYRDLLSANRSAVFLGPRGSLDLRAMYLDEYRDRLFLGGRDAIYSLRLDQSWPDPREVLWPPQPGQKEECVRKGRDPLVECANFVRVLQPHNRTHLLACGTGAFQPTCALITVGHRGEHVLHLEPSSVQSGRGRCPHEPSSPFASTFVGGELYTGLTADFLGREAMIFRTGGPRPALRSDSDQNLLHDPRFVMAARIADNSDQDDDKVYFFFSESVPSPDGGPGHVTVSRVGRVCVNDAGGQRVLVNKWSTFLKARLVCSVPGPGGAETHFDQLEDVFLLWPSAGKTLEVYALFSTVSAVFQGFAICVYHMEDIWEVFRGPFAHQDGPQHQWGPYGGKVPFPRPGVCPSKMTAQPGRPFGSTKNYPDEVLQFARAHPLMFWPVRPQQGRPVLVKTHLAQQLRQIVVDRVEAEDGTYDVIFLGTDSGSVLKVIALQGGASTESEEVVLEELQVFKVPTPITEMEISVKRQMLYVGSRLGVARLQLHHCETYGSACAECCLARDPYCAWDGASCTRYRPGTSKRRFRRQDIRHGNPALQCLGESQEDEATGPMAATTVYGTEHNSTFLECLPKSSQAAVHWFLQRPGGQGPDRVKTDERVLQTEQGLLFRRLSHLDAGIYTCKTLEHGFSQTVVRLALEIHPPPLMNRR